A single Desulfurispora thermophila DSM 16022 DNA region contains:
- the gyrA gene encoding DNA gyrase subunit A: MPSLFGKVIPIDIKDEMKNSYLDYAMSVIVGRALPDVRDGLKPVHRRILYAMHQLGITPDKPHRKCSHIVGGVLAKFHPHGDMAVYEALVRMAQDFASRYPLVDGHGNFGSVDGDAPAAMRYTEARMAKIATAMLADIEKETVDFVPNYDNSDQEPTILPSRIPNLLVNGSSGIAVGMATNIPPHNLGEVIDGVIHLIDHPDCQIDDLLKIIKGPDFPTGAKIMGRSGIRQAYTTGRGSIKVRAQTTIEKIHGGKSAIIVNELPYMVNKARLVEKIAELVKEKKIDGITDLRDESDRRGMRVVIELRRDVNPQVVLNHLYKHTQLQDSFGVIMLALVKGQPMVLNLKEMLHHYLEHQKDVVTRRTRYDLRKAEERAHIIEGLLTALDHIDEVISIIRSSRTVEAARKSLIARFALSERQAEAIVEMRLRSLTGLEREKLVGEYKDLQQKIAYYRSILGDINLLLKIIKDELLELKAKFADPRRTVISQEEDTEIAVEDLIQEEDMVITITNQGYIKRIALDTYRSQRRGGRGVTAMGTKEEDYVRHLFITSTHHYLLIFTNKGKVYRLKVHEVPEAGRTAKGTHLVNLLYIDQDERVTAAFAIKEFSADSYLVMVTESGVIKKTELSQFDTSRRDGIIAISLDEGDSLIEVKQTDGQQELMLATRLGYALRFPESEVTPHGRTARGVRGIKLRPGDRVVAMDVVRPDADVLVVTENGYGKRTPLADFRPQSRGNMGIILVKTTARNGEVVSLLMVKEDEEIMLITREGIVMRTPAGEISRVGRAAQGVTIMKLNEGDSLVSMARVAAEE; the protein is encoded by the coding sequence TTGCCATCCCTGTTTGGCAAAGTCATCCCCATTGACATCAAAGACGAAATGAAAAACTCCTACCTGGACTACGCCATGAGCGTCATCGTGGGCCGGGCCCTGCCCGACGTGCGCGACGGCCTCAAGCCCGTGCACCGGCGCATCCTCTACGCCATGCACCAACTGGGCATCACACCGGACAAACCCCACCGCAAGTGCTCGCACATCGTGGGCGGCGTGCTGGCCAAATTCCACCCCCACGGCGATATGGCGGTCTACGAGGCGCTGGTGCGCATGGCCCAGGATTTCGCCAGCCGCTACCCGCTGGTGGACGGGCACGGCAACTTCGGCTCGGTGGACGGCGACGCTCCGGCCGCCATGCGTTACACCGAGGCCAGAATGGCCAAAATAGCCACTGCCATGCTGGCCGACATTGAAAAAGAAACCGTGGACTTCGTGCCCAACTACGACAACAGCGACCAGGAACCCACCATCCTGCCTTCCCGCATCCCCAACTTGCTGGTCAACGGTTCGTCGGGCATTGCCGTGGGCATGGCCACCAACATCCCGCCCCACAACCTGGGCGAGGTGATTGACGGCGTCATCCATCTGATCGATCACCCGGACTGCCAGATCGATGACCTGCTCAAGATCATCAAAGGGCCGGACTTTCCCACCGGCGCCAAAATCATGGGCCGCTCGGGCATCCGCCAGGCCTACACCACCGGGCGCGGCTCCATCAAAGTGCGCGCCCAGACCACCATTGAAAAAATCCACGGCGGCAAGAGCGCCATTATTGTCAACGAGCTGCCCTACATGGTGAACAAAGCCCGGTTGGTGGAAAAAATAGCCGAGCTGGTCAAGGAAAAGAAAATCGACGGCATCACCGACCTGCGCGATGAATCCGACCGGCGGGGCATGCGCGTGGTCATCGAACTGCGCCGCGATGTCAATCCCCAGGTGGTCTTAAACCACCTTTACAAACACACCCAACTGCAGGACAGCTTTGGTGTGATCATGCTGGCCCTGGTCAAAGGGCAGCCCATGGTGCTCAATTTAAAAGAGATGCTGCACCACTACCTGGAGCACCAGAAGGATGTGGTCACCCGGCGCACCCGGTACGACCTGCGCAAGGCGGAGGAGCGGGCCCACATCATTGAAGGTCTGCTCACCGCTTTAGACCACATTGACGAAGTGATCAGCATCATCCGCTCCTCCCGCACGGTGGAAGCGGCCCGCAAATCGCTGATCGCCCGCTTTGCTTTAAGCGAGCGACAGGCCGAGGCCATTGTGGAAATGCGCCTGCGCAGCCTGACCGGCCTGGAAAGGGAAAAGCTGGTGGGCGAATACAAGGACTTGCAGCAAAAAATTGCCTATTACCGCTCCATTCTGGGAGACATCAACCTGCTTTTGAAAATTATCAAGGATGAGCTGCTGGAACTGAAAGCCAAATTTGCCGACCCGCGCCGCACTGTGATCTCCCAGGAAGAGGATACCGAGATCGCCGTAGAAGACCTGATTCAGGAAGAGGACATGGTCATCACCATCACCAACCAGGGCTATATCAAGCGCATCGCCCTGGATACCTACCGCAGCCAGCGCCGGGGCGGCCGGGGCGTTACAGCTATGGGTACCAAGGAAGAGGACTATGTGCGGCACCTGTTTATTACCAGCACCCATCATTACCTGTTAATTTTTACTAATAAAGGAAAAGTATATCGCTTAAAAGTGCACGAAGTGCCGGAAGCCGGGCGCACGGCCAAGGGCACGCACCTGGTCAACCTGCTCTACATCGATCAGGACGAACGGGTGACGGCCGCCTTTGCCATTAAGGAATTTTCCGCCGACAGCTACCTGGTCATGGTTACCGAAAGCGGTGTGATCAAAAAGACCGAACTCAGCCAGTTCGACACCTCGCGCCGGGACGGCATCATCGCCATCAGTTTGGACGAGGGCGACAGCCTGATTGAGGTAAAACAAACCGACGGTCAGCAGGAGCTCATGCTGGCCACCCGCCTGGGCTACGCCCTGCGTTTCCCGGAAAGCGAAGTGACGCCCCACGGCCGTACGGCGCGTGGCGTGCGGGGCATCAAACTGCGCCCGGGTGACCGGGTGGTGGCCATGGACGTGGTGCGCCCCGATGCCGATGTGCTGGTGGTGACCGAGAACGGCTACGGCAAACGCACACCGCTGGCCGACTTCCGCCCCCAGAGCCGGGGCAATATGGGCATTATCCTGGTCAAAACCACGGCCCGCAACGGCGAAGTGGTCTCCCTGCTCATGGTTAAAGAAGACGAAGAGATCATGCTGATCACCCGGGAGGGCATTGTCATGCGCACCCCGGCCGGGGAAATTTCCCGCGTGGGCCGGGCCGCCCAGGGCGTGACCATTATGAAGCTGAACGAAGGCGACAGCCTGGTCTCCATGGCCCGCGTAGCCGCCGAGGAGTGA